The Methanococcoides methylutens MM1 genome has a window encoding:
- a CDS encoding flippase — MFKPNFTKTMKDIQWSFISLAVTSFSHLLLRIVLGKELGPTGLGIYTLVFTIYMFGMQFAAFGIGAALTKYVAQYSDEQEKIKEFVSSGIIASLVSGSAISILLYSLSSTISIQLFHNPEMTELLKLTAFCIPFIAIQKSVIGTLNGLRKMKSYAVVNIVQNVSIMLISIILVLFLDMNVRGAIVGFVIPTILIGTISLIFVKNYLTTKQALIKTVLKEVSIFGFYVVLANSIGIINTQIDSILIGHFMNSTDVGYYAVAVIFMSGITLLPQATQRVTTAAIAKYYAENDLESVREVIKGTMKKTFLLTIIITLFFALFGKNLIEIIFTEEFIPAYAPLLILTIGYAIYATFVSVGSCLSSIGKVEIVFKISAVCAVMNTLLNIALIPKYGLIGAASATTASLLFTTLINLYFIKRYTYEKNIMGI; from the coding sequence ATGTTCAAACCAAACTTCACCAAAACTATGAAAGATATTCAGTGGTCTTTCATTAGCCTTGCTGTTACATCTTTTTCTCATTTACTGCTGAGAATCGTTCTGGGAAAAGAATTAGGACCTACTGGGCTTGGCATTTATACGCTTGTTTTTACAATATATATGTTTGGAATGCAGTTTGCAGCATTTGGAATTGGTGCTGCATTAACTAAATATGTTGCACAGTACAGCGATGAACAAGAAAAGATCAAAGAGTTTGTATCATCAGGCATTATTGCTTCACTTGTTAGTGGATCGGCAATTAGCATCTTGCTATACTCACTTTCAAGCACGATCTCAATCCAATTATTTCACAATCCTGAGATGACCGAACTTTTAAAGCTCACAGCTTTTTGCATCCCATTTATAGCTATACAAAAGTCGGTCATTGGCACACTAAACGGTTTACGAAAAATGAAATCATATGCTGTTGTAAATATTGTTCAAAATGTATCAATAATGCTCATATCCATAATATTAGTGCTCTTTCTTGATATGAATGTCAGGGGTGCAATCGTCGGTTTTGTCATCCCTACGATTTTGATAGGAACCATATCCCTTATCTTTGTCAAAAATTACCTTACTACAAAACAGGCATTAATTAAAACAGTGCTAAAAGAAGTATCAATATTTGGATTTTACGTAGTCCTTGCAAATTCAATTGGAATAATTAACACCCAAATTGATAGCATTCTAATAGGTCATTTCATGAATAGTACAGATGTTGGATATTATGCAGTAGCAGTTATATTTATGAGTGGCATTACATTGCTTCCCCAAGCAACGCAAAGAGTTACAACTGCAGCAATTGCCAAATACTATGCAGAAAACGATCTTGAAAGCGTAAGAGAGGTAATAAAAGGAACAATGAAAAAAACGTTTTTGTTAACAATAATTATAACTTTATTCTTTGCACTTTTCGGGAAAAACCTAATAGAAATTATTTTCACCGAGGAATTTATACCTGCCTATGCTCCTTTATTAATATTGACCATTGGATACGCAATTTATGCAACCTTTGTTTCAGTCGGATCATGCTTGTCAAGTATTGGAAAAGTAGAGATCGTGTTCAAAATTAGTGCAGTATGTGCAGTTATGAATACGTTGTTGAACATTGCACTCATTCCGAAATATGGTCTTATCGGGGCTGCAAGTGCTACAACTGCCTCACTGTTGTTTACAACATTAATAAACCTGTATTTTATCAAAAGATATACATATGAAAAAAATATTATGGGGATTTGA
- a CDS encoding disaggregatase related repeat-containing protein — protein sequence MNFVKVTILLALTVLSLLTIPTVLCSASATVYVDTDGSGDYNCDGINDEVEINDALEYVRNNDAVTTVHLNGPNTYWISNPVLIGSDTILEGDSDAIIKLVNNAGWAQNVGLVEPFGGSANNIIIQGFEIDGNYANQAVPSGALYYTLLLMDGTTDLTVRNMYLHDNRNDGVRVFYSSYSEGVGNINIYDNTFYRCAHDSVYLWKVSNANVYNNTITQRTNSGIRATDSNNIRIYGNTIDPVISTAGAGIQIQKTNSAVAMDNIEVYNNKIYNANLAGIWLEGYNSYIKEDTNVHIHHNTITGSGICNGLQANGAGILTHGFNVLIEDNVLDSNYQDGISANVWNTPPSDAGFVLDVRNNIITNTLPTPTESSTTGYGLNNYETATHTIISNYNYIYNNALGDYKNTGSTTDINEAPTDNDLNNAPVLNFIGSRTVDVGNTLNFIVSASDADGDSLAYSVIGLPRGANFGVVSGEFSWIPDSTQTGTYTVTFEVTDGKLTDSETMTINVNSVVNAPVLNSIGDMSVTEGSLLSFVISASDADGDSLTYSASGLPSGAAFDGASRLFSWKPVAGQAGIYDITFAVTDGQLTDSEVISITVSPEGTSAGTSDTMYINRLRESTPDATLMGDSYVDLGNIVEVGSYREVMWFDLSEYSTTDAVVSATLSMNWYYPENAPRNQDTVVEIYRAADWDPAQVSWNEKAAGVPWNDAGGDWFDSTGVAQGSMPYASITFSGSDVPDNGVYEFDVTELVQEYVSGEHANTGFFIKARNENDNYIAFDGTANDLKKPKLTVTVSTTSNLAPVMDPIADQVVDEGATLSFGVTASDADGDSLTYSSTGAPAGATFDPATAEFTWTPADSQAGIYGVMFEVSDGELTDSKAILIAVNAVDNDPSGNNAPVITAFEPANNDVFEEGSVINIGVTASDVDGQDLTYLLKIDGVSVSTTSSYVWKSTDNANRGPHVIEAVVSDGTDQVTVQHVITIIKIHPRWDVNQDGVVNILDVTIVAQNLGSEKPHPSWDVNEDGVVNIQDLTIVAHYFGETIQL from the coding sequence ATGAATTTTGTGAAGGTTACAATTTTGTTAGCGTTAACAGTTTTGTCGTTGTTAACTATTCCAACCGTTTTGTGTAGTGCATCAGCAACTGTTTATGTGGATACAGATGGCAGTGGTGACTATAACTGCGATGGGATAAATGACGAAGTGGAAATTAATGATGCATTGGAATATGTAAGAAACAATGATGCTGTTACGACTGTTCATCTAAATGGTCCTAATACATACTGGATATCGAATCCAGTATTAATTGGAAGCGATACAATACTTGAAGGTGATTCTGATGCTATAATAAAGCTTGTCAATAATGCTGGCTGGGCTCAAAATGTTGGATTAGTTGAGCCCTTCGGTGGATCTGCCAATAATATTATAATTCAAGGATTTGAAATTGATGGGAACTATGCAAATCAAGCAGTGCCTTCTGGGGCATTATACTATACGCTACTATTAATGGATGGTACTACTGACTTAACTGTTCGAAACATGTATCTTCATGATAATAGAAACGATGGTGTGCGTGTGTTTTATAGTTCATATTCTGAAGGCGTTGGTAACATCAATATATATGATAACACGTTCTATAGGTGTGCACATGATAGTGTTTATTTATGGAAAGTTAGCAATGCAAACGTTTATAATAATACAATAACACAACGCACAAATAGTGGTATCAGAGCTACGGATTCTAATAATATTAGAATATATGGTAACACAATCGACCCTGTTATCTCTACGGCTGGGGCAGGTATTCAAATTCAAAAAACAAATTCTGCCGTAGCAATGGACAATATTGAAGTCTATAACAATAAAATTTACAATGCAAATTTGGCTGGTATTTGGTTAGAAGGATATAATTCATATATTAAAGAAGATACAAATGTACACATTCATCATAATACCATTACTGGAAGTGGAATTTGTAATGGATTACAAGCAAATGGAGCAGGCATTTTAACTCATGGATTTAATGTTCTAATTGAAGATAATGTTTTAGATAGTAATTATCAAGATGGTATCTCTGCTAATGTATGGAATACTCCACCAAGTGATGCAGGATTTGTATTAGATGTTCGTAATAACATTATTACAAATACCCTCCCTACACCGACTGAATCATCAACTACTGGTTATGGTTTAAACAATTACGAAACTGCAACACATACAATCATCTCAAACTATAACTACATCTACAATAATGCATTAGGTGATTATAAGAACACAGGTTCTACCACAGATATTAATGAAGCTCCAACTGATAATGATCTCAACAATGCACCTGTTCTGAACTTTATTGGTAGCAGGACAGTAGATGTAGGAAATACTTTGAATTTCATAGTCAGTGCCTCGGATGCTGATGGTGATAGCCTTGCTTACTCCGTCATAGGTCTTCCAAGAGGTGCTAATTTTGGGGTTGTATCAGGTGAATTCAGCTGGATTCCAGACTCAACTCAAACAGGCACTTACACTGTCACCTTTGAAGTGACTGATGGAAAATTAACTGATTCCGAAACCATGACTATTAATGTAAATTCAGTTGTCAACGCACCTGTCCTTAATTCCATTGGTGATATGAGCGTTACTGAAGGTAGTCTCTTAAGCTTTGTGATTAGTGCTTCAGATGCTGATGGTGACAGTCTCACATACTCTGCATCAGGTCTCCCGTCAGGTGCAGCATTTGATGGTGCATCCCGGTTGTTCAGCTGGAAACCGGTTGCAGGTCAGGCAGGTATATATGATATCACTTTTGCAGTGACTGACGGACAACTGACCGATTCTGAGGTCATATCTATCACTGTAAGTCCGGAAGGAACTTCCGCAGGCACTTCTGATACCATGTATATCAACCGTTTGCGTGAGTCCACTCCTGACGCCACACTTATGGGTGACAGCTATGTAGATCTCGGAAACATTGTCGAGGTGGGCAGTTACAGGGAGGTAATGTGGTTTGACCTGAGCGAGTACAGCACTACCGATGCCGTGGTAAGCGCAACCCTCTCCATGAACTGGTATTACCCTGAAAATGCTCCACGTAATCAGGATACGGTTGTTGAGATCTACAGAGCAGCAGACTGGGACCCTGCACAGGTGAGCTGGAACGAGAAGGCTGCCGGAGTTCCATGGAACGATGCTGGTGGTGACTGGTTCGACAGTACCGGTGTAGCTCAGGGAAGTATGCCTTATGCATCTATAACGTTCAGTGGTAGCGATGTTCCTGACAACGGGGTCTATGAGTTCGATGTCACAGAACTTGTACAGGAATATGTCAGCGGCGAACATGCAAATACCGGCTTCTTCATCAAGGCACGCAATGAGAACGATAACTACATTGCTTTCGATGGTACTGCAAATGACCTTAAGAAACCAAAACTCACAGTGACCGTTTCAACCACTAGTAATCTTGCTCCTGTGATGGACCCAATCGCAGATCAGGTGGTTGATGAAGGAGCTACACTAAGCTTTGGTGTAACCGCCTCTGATGCTGATGGTGACAGCCTCACATACTCATCCACAGGTGCCCCGGCTGGAGCAACCTTTGATCCAGCTACTGCTGAGTTCACATGGACTCCTGCAGATAGCCAGGCAGGAATCTATGGCGTTATGTTCGAGGTCAGTGACGGTGAGCTCACAGATTCTAAGGCCATCTTAATTGCAGTGAATGCAGTAGACAATGATCCATCAGGCAACAATGCTCCTGTAATTACAGCATTCGAGCCAGCTAATAATGATGTTTTTGAGGAAGGCTCCGTGATCAACATCGGTGTAACTGCTTCTGATGTAGATGGCCAGGATCTGACCTATCTGTTAAAGATCGATGGTGTATCCGTCAGCACAACTTCCAGTTATGTATGGAAGAGTACCGATAATGCAAATCGTGGACCTCATGTTATCGAAGCAGTTGTGAGCGATGGGACCGATCAGGTGACAGTCCAGCACGTTATCACTATCATCAAGATCCATCCACGCTGGGATGTGAATCAGGACGGTGTGGTGAACATTCTTGACGTCACCATAGTGGCCCAGAACCTCGGTTCTGAAAAGCCACATCCAAGCTGGGATGTAAATGAGGATGGTGTTGTGAACATTCAGGACCTCACAATTGTGGCACATTACTTCGGTGAAACAATACAACTGTGA